The window ATGAGCTTGACCAAATGGCGAACGAACTCAATATTAGCCGTCAAGCTGTGATTAAAATGATGCTACGACGCGCTCTCGATGAACACTATTTAGCGAAGCGATTGACATCATCATGAAATTGCTCAGCTTAGACAAAGCGCGATCGCCCGACAATTGACAAAAGGTTGGGAGAATTACCCCAACAGATGCGTACTTCAGTTTTGGGTTTGCCATTGCCTGCATTGAAAGATTTAAGTGAAGCTTTACTGG of the Gloeocapsopsis sp. IPPAS B-1203 genome contains:
- a CDS encoding DUF4351 domain-containing protein, producing MGELPQQMRTSVLGLPLPALKDLSEALLDFMSMADLQAWLVQQVG